The Hydrogenophaga crocea genome contains a region encoding:
- a CDS encoding TniQ family protein, with amino-acid sequence MPLVGVPFPGTHESPASWLSRLALTQGATIKEVYSYLGIQTKEDCDVVFTGHRLRRICQLTELPIGCFSFVQHMSVGVRQVDKYGHELFLRHDGQPRYRFCSACLATSKFKLFPLHWRFKAWRWCPKHMSMMTDKCPHCKSLVLLPGELLTAGRKKEGVDHLAHCLTCAGKLTVNWRQTIGTFSFSLLTPWEEVVLKNGRATLAALLHRKVRIEGNPAHFSLGGLRRVMKMGILPHDHFTLDHDEMLRRRSKAEELGMLLKQTQGVSETKC; translated from the coding sequence TTGCCACTCGTAGGCGTTCCGTTCCCCGGTACTCACGAGAGCCCCGCATCATGGCTCTCGCGCCTGGCTCTCACTCAGGGTGCGACCATCAAAGAGGTCTACTCGTATTTGGGCATTCAAACTAAAGAGGACTGTGATGTTGTCTTCACTGGGCATCGGCTCAGACGGATCTGTCAGCTTACTGAACTACCCATAGGGTGTTTCTCATTTGTCCAACACATGTCAGTTGGGGTTCGCCAGGTCGACAAGTACGGACATGAGCTCTTCTTGCGCCATGATGGTCAACCGCGCTATAGATTCTGCAGCGCATGCCTTGCCACGTCCAAGTTCAAGCTCTTCCCTCTGCACTGGCGCTTCAAGGCGTGGCGATGGTGCCCCAAGCACATGTCGATGATGACCGACAAGTGCCCTCACTGCAAATCCCTCGTTCTGCTCCCGGGCGAACTGCTTACCGCGGGTCGAAAGAAGGAGGGTGTTGACCACCTCGCGCACTGTCTTACTTGCGCGGGGAAGCTCACTGTGAACTGGAGGCAAACCATCGGTACCTTCAGTTTTTCGCTGCTGACCCCCTGGGAGGAAGTAGTGCTCAAGAACGGTCGCGCGACCTTGGCGGCGTTACTGCATCGGAAAGTGCGTATTGAGGGAAACCCAGCGCACTTTTCGCTGGGAGGTCTGCGCCGAGTAATGAAGATGGGGATCCTTCCGCATGACCATTTCACCCTCGATCACGATGAGATGCTCCGTCGACGATCAAAGGCTGAGGAGCTGGGAATGCTGCTAAAGCAGACGCAAGGGGTGAGCGAGACCAAATGCTAA
- a CDS encoding Wadjet anti-phage system protein JetA family protein produces MQFFIPPRENFFRPLTHENRELCSFVLRALHERVHGANADYAEVLTRELVLEVIQHALANPAMRDMAFEAGQTVRAEEERTYASDLLRKLKEHGWLEDYRDPIDLRPTLKLSRAGKAFSETFANLDDSRAKTRQRNMRSARKALAAFIATRDADELLDAHEFASRVVQDLQDDIEYFRHLIQSLTREALAQKIAWNEFNDFIEKRFAREYAVRLVADSAERHRGQINEALEDVRALDGEQRAGVDAHLLQRAPWLEQTAQGRSPLLWLADRIESMVDAACGLKLPMLRSEMNNYVRRFTSLLRQALSLDYGAESPLGRTMAWLKEQPEPAREGLLDVLARRLATAEIRLPGGVLRWTVRDRESEAVAHAPLIVDETSRLNALLRRAEAEAFTFSDQQVLHGLLPHLQGGPITLAALPVDTAEDAVRVLHAVGAARSAEGRRLIQARKMAGQVRTTYFQADDYELRVEPQDGMDEISSSTSRRH; encoded by the coding sequence ATGCAGTTCTTCATTCCTCCACGTGAGAACTTCTTTCGCCCACTCACGCATGAGAACCGAGAACTGTGTTCGTTCGTCTTACGTGCCTTGCACGAGCGCGTGCACGGAGCCAACGCCGACTATGCTGAGGTGCTGACCCGCGAGCTGGTGCTGGAGGTGATCCAGCATGCTCTGGCCAATCCAGCGATGCGGGATATGGCCTTCGAAGCCGGGCAAACTGTACGCGCTGAGGAAGAGCGTACCTACGCCAGCGACCTGCTGCGCAAGCTCAAGGAGCATGGCTGGCTGGAAGACTACCGTGACCCCATTGACCTACGGCCAACCCTCAAGCTCAGTCGCGCAGGCAAGGCCTTCAGCGAAACCTTCGCCAACTTAGACGACTCGCGCGCCAAGACCCGCCAGCGCAACATGCGCTCGGCCCGCAAAGCCTTGGCGGCCTTCATCGCTACCCGAGATGCCGATGAACTGCTGGACGCCCACGAGTTCGCCAGCCGCGTGGTGCAGGACCTGCAGGACGACATTGAGTACTTCCGCCATTTGATCCAGAGCCTGACGCGCGAGGCGCTGGCGCAGAAGATCGCATGGAACGAGTTCAATGATTTCATTGAGAAGCGCTTCGCGCGCGAGTACGCAGTGCGCCTGGTGGCCGACTCGGCCGAGCGCCATCGCGGCCAGATCAACGAAGCGCTGGAGGATGTGCGCGCACTCGACGGCGAGCAACGCGCCGGGGTAGATGCCCACCTGCTGCAGCGCGCACCCTGGCTGGAACAGACGGCGCAGGGCCGCAGCCCCTTGCTGTGGCTCGCTGATCGCATCGAGAGCATGGTCGATGCTGCCTGCGGCCTGAAGCTGCCGATGCTGCGCTCGGAGATGAACAACTACGTGCGCCGATTCACCAGCCTGCTGCGGCAGGCGCTATCCCTGGACTATGGTGCAGAGTCTCCTCTGGGCCGCACCATGGCCTGGCTGAAGGAACAGCCAGAGCCCGCCCGTGAAGGACTGCTCGACGTTTTGGCCCGCCGCCTCGCCACCGCCGAGATCCGCCTGCCCGGTGGCGTTCTGCGTTGGACCGTGCGCGATCGTGAATCTGAGGCCGTTGCGCATGCACCACTGATTGTGGATGAAACCAGCCGCCTGAATGCTCTGCTGCGCCGGGCTGAAGCTGAGGCTTTCACGTTCAGCGATCAACAGGTGCTGCATGGCCTCTTGCCCCACCTACAGGGTGGCCCCATCACGCTGGCGGCATTGCCAGTGGACACCGCCGAGGACGCGGTACGTGTGCTGCATGCCGTGGGCGCGGCACGTTCCGCCGAAGGGCGTCGCCTGATACAGGCCCGCAAGATGGCAGGCCAGGTTAGAACAACCTACTTCCAAGCCGACGACTACGAGTTGCGCGTCGAACCGCAGGATGGGATGGACGAGATATCCAGCAGCACTAGTAGGAGGCACTGA
- a CDS encoding DUF4194 domain-containing protein: protein MLQSLAQYIEQRLATEGVATVNATRFAELAGRLLASGVVWREHSRPEAALYDDAMQCEQLLREWFACIGFVLVHDSDARLLRLYPPGEGGGDDGEDGVRRLRARLSRDFVAAVIALRFLYTEALTGRRPLVDERLAVSLEELSQAVVSLLAHKLPNAASERMVLLRELRKHRVLHFVEGDDAGDMQMGLAVLRPVMSFVSDEALEEALRLVGRKMPASSTASPVAESASEDGA from the coding sequence ATGCTGCAATCCCTGGCCCAATACATCGAACAGCGGCTGGCGACCGAAGGCGTTGCCACCGTCAATGCCACACGCTTCGCCGAGTTGGCCGGGCGCTTGCTGGCCAGCGGTGTTGTGTGGCGCGAGCATTCCCGCCCCGAGGCCGCGCTGTACGACGACGCCATGCAATGCGAGCAGTTGTTGCGCGAATGGTTTGCCTGCATCGGATTCGTGCTGGTCCACGACAGCGATGCCCGCCTGCTGCGGCTGTACCCACCCGGCGAAGGCGGTGGTGACGACGGGGAGGACGGCGTGCGCCGCCTGCGCGCACGACTGTCGCGTGATTTCGTGGCTGCGGTGATCGCCCTGCGTTTCCTCTACACCGAGGCGCTCACCGGACGCCGCCCACTGGTGGACGAACGCCTAGCCGTTAGCCTGGAAGAGCTGTCACAAGCGGTGGTGTCACTGTTGGCGCACAAGCTACCCAATGCGGCCAGTGAGCGCATGGTTCTGTTGCGCGAACTGCGTAAACACCGTGTGCTGCATTTCGTCGAGGGTGATGACGCCGGAGACATGCAGATGGGGCTGGCCGTGCTGCGGCCGGTGATGAGCTTCGTCAGCGATGAGGCCCTGGAAGAGGCCTTGCGGCTGGTGGGGCGCAAGATGCCCGCTTCATCCACTGCCTCGCCGGTTGCTGAATCGGCATCCGAGGACGGTGCATGA
- a CDS encoding DEAD/DEAH box helicase, which produces MNARVLHAVTGRLSLRPPQAESLIKLVRALDAAPELLDHERDVPAILSTLKGEFSTLEDFEREFPSLCFALATGVGKTRLMGAFIAYLHLAHGINNFFVLAPNLTIYNKLITDFTRNTPKYVFKGIAEFAQQPPLIITGDNYDQTGAAVDDQSMGFAHDVRINIFNISKINSEVRGGKEPRIKRMKEVLGDSYFNHLANLSDLVLLMDESHRYRASAGVRSINELKPLFGLEVTATPFIESSRGPVPFKNVVMDYPLARAMEDGFVKEPAVVTQRNFDAKAHTPEEIEKTKLEDGVRLHETTKVELLTYARENGVKPVKPFMLVIARDTTHAGQLLALLESEAFYEGRYQGKVIQVDSSRTGAEEEEMITRLLAVESVDEPTEIVIHVNMLKEGWDVTNLYTIVPLRAANARTLIEQSIGRGLRLPYGKRTGVASVDRLNIVAHDKFQEILDEANRGDSPIRLRQVILDAPSADDKKVSVQVESGAAARLGLTEAPVVITGASATDSEAEVPAPKPVFTTEAEKQAARVVMDVIGKYEVKRDLVPTSSALLKPEVQKEIIAEVAERLKPLQGELLAGVDESVPALDLSAVVAKTTEIVVQQTIDIPRIAVVPTGEVTTGFHAFKLDVSQLHLQPGEREIVIHNLRTNEQDTLAAEVGLKEQRPEDYIVHALVDFDDIDYFTHADLLYELAGQMVQHLRGYLSEDEAISVLDRDRRLIAREIHAQMMAHFWEEATEYEVQVSRGFTELKPCNYTATAGQTAHHFRETVTETSRIKQMLFGGFARCLYPLQKFDSDTERRFAIILERDALKWFKPAKGQFQIYYKLGTEQPEYVPDFVAEMDAAKYMVETKARSDVNAQEVQAKAAAATRWCKYASDHAASVGAKPWRYVLIPHDEVNESKQFPDYLRFEVKS; this is translated from the coding sequence ATGAACGCCCGCGTCCTGCACGCCGTCACCGGTCGCCTGTCCCTTCGTCCGCCCCAGGCGGAATCGCTTATCAAGCTGGTTCGCGCGCTCGATGCCGCGCCCGAACTCTTGGACCACGAGCGCGATGTCCCGGCTATCCTTTCCACACTGAAAGGCGAGTTCAGCACGCTGGAGGATTTCGAGCGCGAATTTCCATCGCTGTGCTTTGCGCTGGCCACGGGCGTGGGCAAGACGCGGCTGATGGGCGCCTTCATCGCCTACCTGCATCTGGCGCACGGCATCAACAACTTCTTCGTGCTCGCTCCCAACCTGACGATCTACAACAAGCTCATCACGGACTTCACGCGCAACACGCCGAAGTACGTGTTCAAGGGCATCGCCGAGTTCGCGCAGCAGCCACCGCTGATCATCACCGGCGACAACTACGACCAGACGGGCGCGGCGGTGGATGATCAGTCGATGGGCTTCGCTCACGACGTGCGCATCAACATCTTCAACATCTCCAAGATCAACTCCGAGGTGCGAGGCGGCAAGGAACCGCGCATCAAGAGGATGAAGGAAGTGCTGGGCGACAGTTACTTCAACCATCTGGCGAACCTGTCTGATCTAGTGCTGCTGATGGACGAGTCGCACCGTTACCGGGCCAGCGCCGGGGTGCGCTCTATCAACGAGCTCAAGCCGCTATTCGGACTGGAAGTGACGGCGACGCCGTTCATAGAGTCCAGTCGTGGGCCGGTGCCGTTCAAGAACGTGGTGATGGACTACCCCCTGGCGCGGGCGATGGAGGATGGCTTCGTCAAGGAGCCTGCCGTGGTCACCCAGCGCAACTTCGACGCCAAGGCGCACACGCCCGAGGAGATCGAGAAGACGAAGCTGGAAGACGGCGTGCGCCTGCACGAGACGACCAAGGTCGAGCTGCTCACCTACGCCCGCGAGAACGGCGTCAAGCCGGTCAAGCCCTTCATGCTCGTCATCGCTCGCGATACCACTCACGCGGGGCAACTCTTGGCCCTTCTGGAATCGGAAGCCTTCTACGAGGGGCGCTACCAGGGCAAGGTGATTCAGGTCGATTCCAGCCGTACCGGCGCGGAGGAAGAAGAGATGATCACGCGCCTGCTAGCCGTGGAGAGCGTGGACGAGCCGACCGAGATCGTGATTCACGTCAACATGCTGAAGGAAGGCTGGGACGTGACCAACCTCTACACCATCGTTCCGCTGCGCGCGGCCAATGCCCGCACGCTGATCGAGCAGTCCATCGGGCGCGGCCTGCGCTTGCCTTACGGCAAGCGCACGGGCGTCGCGTCGGTGGATCGCTTGAACATCGTCGCGCACGACAAGTTCCAGGAGATCCTCGACGAGGCCAACCGTGGCGACTCGCCGATTCGCTTGAGGCAGGTCATCCTCGATGCGCCGAGCGCCGACGATAAGAAGGTCAGCGTGCAGGTCGAGTCCGGGGCTGCGGCGCGTCTCGGTTTGACGGAAGCACCGGTCGTGATCACAGGGGCTTCAGCCACTGACAGTGAAGCGGAAGTCCCCGCGCCCAAGCCGGTGTTCACCACGGAGGCAGAGAAGCAGGCGGCGCGTGTGGTCATGGACGTCATCGGCAAGTACGAGGTCAAGCGCGATCTGGTGCCCACCAGCAGCGCGCTGCTGAAACCCGAAGTGCAGAAGGAAATCATCGCGGAGGTGGCTGAGCGGTTGAAGCCGCTGCAAGGCGAACTGCTCGCGGGCGTGGATGAATCAGTCCCCGCACTTGACTTGTCCGCCGTGGTGGCAAAGACCACCGAGATCGTGGTGCAGCAGACCATCGACATCCCGCGTATCGCGGTGGTGCCGACTGGCGAGGTTACGACGGGCTTCCACGCCTTCAAGCTGGATGTGAGCCAGCTCCATCTCCAGCCGGGTGAGCGCGAGATCGTCATCCATAACCTGCGTACCAACGAGCAGGACACCCTGGCCGCCGAAGTTGGGCTCAAGGAGCAGCGCCCGGAGGACTACATCGTCCACGCTCTCGTGGACTTCGATGACATCGACTACTTCACCCACGCCGACCTCCTCTACGAGCTCGCAGGCCAGATGGTGCAGCATCTGCGCGGTTATCTGTCCGAGGACGAAGCCATCAGCGTCCTCGATCGTGACCGCCGCTTGATCGCAAGGGAAATCCACGCGCAGATGATGGCCCACTTCTGGGAAGAGGCGACGGAGTACGAGGTGCAGGTCAGTCGCGGTTTCACCGAACTCAAGCCTTGCAACTACACCGCCACGGCAGGTCAGACGGCCCACCACTTCCGGGAGACCGTGACCGAGACCAGTCGCATCAAGCAGATGCTCTTCGGTGGATTCGCGCGTTGTCTGTACCCGTTGCAGAAGTTCGACTCGGATACCGAACGGCGCTTCGCCATCATCCTGGAGCGCGATGCCCTGAAGTGGTTCAAGCCCGCAAAGGGGCAGTTTCAGATCTACTACAAGCTCGGCACCGAGCAGCCAGAGTACGTCCCCGATTTCGTGGCAGAGATGGACGCGGCCAAATACATGGTGGAGACCAAGGCACGTTCCGATGTCAACGCTCAGGAGGTTCAGGCCAAAGCTGCGGCTGCAACGCGCTGGTGCAAGTATGCATCCGATCATGCTGCGAGCGTTGGCGCCAAGCCTTGGAGGTATGTGCTGATACCTCACGACGAGGTAAATGAATCCAAGCAGTTCCCAGACTATCTTCGGTTCGAGGTGAAGTCGTAG
- a CDS encoding SbcC/MukB-like Walker B domain-containing protein: MKIAKLLTWHWGSLEDREWIFADAVLLTGESGSGKSTLLDAIQTVLTAAHQHVVQFNIGQDESTQSRRGGKEPRTLAAYSLGQQADGVFLRARSTSYAGIVFESSEQAGEQAEPFTALVGVEAFEDGRRAVLQGSPQFFIVRRPMSLDHLARRAGEVLGASPLPLKELYVQLQHRLQADAGKSGALVQRFPDKGGYLQHLYGALMGKTAVGEHDATRAAKSLVKAMAYKELGNVNDLVRDEILEPHDFSKDLDKMRELMRSIAGLKLEAERLALNLERLNVAQASADQVLDEARRFVTTTIAHALRTRSETQDELASVLRQVATQDRKQAQLQEKLASLEAQETQLREQLRGVEKRLDDSDVAREKQALENQIRLQADQFRLHWGRVQEAVRGIGGMAVQLEQLLALDLSAVPALAAAVEALRPAAQQILQPWPAMAKAYARDGVLNVELPAFELEAFDAQLAALRQGIHDGDASVQGAVLQALTDVGMRLNQVKDDTEQRDAELRRLQSGRAQGPKDAHDAVALIEQEIPSARPHLLAQLVEPRSGSSWQNAIEGYMGGDRFAIIVEAGMEARCARLVKQHYRVRSPKVVQGRKAMEDTEGRQLEARAVLHELVCQHPVAQAFLMAQYGRVRKVDTEEELARTPQGLMEEGLGSRGYGMFACRAPDGELAFGEAARQRRRRWCEDELKRLASESRAMEALRQSLLAITRMFNGPVFTPLTPLVLAVLESQAHHAHAEQALKALDLSAIDELLAEQTELKTRIGNVTGQRNEELKQVGATDKELGELRRREKALAERLPDLDIACNNATVWASRFAGAVPTLATEPQLLDEAQALAAEHETSLDALRHRVQSLREVLPRTLREVAQAVGSYLSGARDDSERFAWIDPPRSVDRLEELLPLVERTRAAIAEQAQRQRAIGLADNARALREAEGQFNHVFTSSFCFKVRDDVKQGALTLQRLNRHLQDIRFGHDSFRLDWDWVPRMQKVQEFFEAVESAVEGLEHDRGSIFTSPRLNDEQRATAEEIRRLLLANDQGASERALRELADYRNYRRYDIVRTSPVGTTRLSTWGTGSGGELETPFYVVRSAVLAHALGHFGRDRREAPALRLMLSDEAFSKMDETRSRNVLQFLSRTLGLQLVVAMPTSKSGAVKPEFDKEFTFSKVMARRDGQELFISDAQEKTLNRTALARLWEAHADQAREAARAEWIAQQAREQPLGPTAEDVHVGQDERRPSP, encoded by the coding sequence ATGAAGATCGCCAAGCTGCTCACCTGGCACTGGGGCTCACTGGAGGACCGCGAATGGATCTTCGCCGACGCCGTGTTGCTGACGGGTGAATCCGGCTCGGGCAAGTCCACGCTGCTCGATGCCATCCAGACCGTTCTGACTGCCGCGCATCAGCACGTGGTGCAGTTCAACATCGGCCAGGACGAATCAACGCAGAGCCGGCGTGGCGGCAAGGAGCCGCGCACGCTGGCCGCCTACTCTCTCGGGCAGCAGGCTGACGGCGTGTTCCTGCGCGCCCGCTCGACCAGCTATGCCGGCATCGTGTTTGAGTCCTCCGAACAGGCGGGCGAGCAGGCCGAGCCTTTCACCGCGCTGGTGGGGGTGGAGGCTTTCGAGGACGGCCGGCGCGCCGTACTGCAAGGTTCACCTCAGTTCTTCATCGTGCGCCGCCCGATGTCGCTGGACCACCTGGCCCGCCGCGCAGGCGAGGTGCTCGGCGCATCGCCATTGCCGCTCAAGGAGCTGTACGTGCAGCTCCAGCACCGCCTGCAAGCCGATGCCGGCAAGTCCGGCGCGCTGGTGCAACGCTTCCCCGACAAGGGCGGCTACCTGCAGCACTTGTACGGCGCGCTGATGGGCAAGACCGCGGTGGGCGAGCACGACGCCACGCGCGCGGCCAAGTCGCTCGTCAAGGCCATGGCCTACAAGGAACTGGGCAACGTCAACGACCTGGTGCGCGACGAAATCCTGGAGCCGCACGACTTCAGCAAGGACCTGGACAAGATGCGCGAGCTGATGCGCTCCATCGCCGGCCTGAAGCTGGAGGCCGAGCGCCTGGCGCTGAATCTGGAGCGGCTCAACGTCGCCCAGGCCAGCGCCGACCAGGTGCTGGACGAGGCGCGGCGTTTCGTCACCACCACCATCGCCCATGCCCTGCGCACGCGCAGCGAGACCCAGGATGAACTGGCATCCGTGCTGCGCCAAGTCGCCACGCAGGACAGGAAGCAGGCGCAACTGCAGGAGAAGCTGGCCTCGCTCGAAGCGCAGGAAACCCAGTTGCGCGAACAACTGCGCGGGGTGGAAAAGCGCCTGGACGACAGCGACGTGGCACGCGAGAAGCAGGCACTGGAGAACCAGATCCGACTGCAAGCCGACCAGTTCCGCCTGCACTGGGGCCGCGTGCAGGAGGCAGTGCGCGGCATCGGCGGGATGGCTGTGCAGCTCGAACAACTGCTGGCCCTGGACCTGTCGGCCGTGCCGGCCCTGGCTGCTGCGGTGGAGGCCCTGCGTCCTGCCGCGCAGCAAATCCTCCAGCCCTGGCCCGCCATGGCCAAAGCCTACGCGCGCGATGGCGTTCTGAACGTGGAGTTGCCTGCCTTCGAGCTGGAAGCCTTCGACGCACAACTGGCCGCCCTGCGCCAGGGCATCCACGATGGCGATGCCTCGGTACAAGGGGCGGTGCTGCAAGCCTTGACCGACGTGGGCATGCGGTTGAACCAAGTCAAAGACGACACCGAGCAGCGCGATGCCGAATTGCGCCGCCTGCAGTCCGGCCGAGCCCAAGGTCCGAAGGATGCGCACGACGCGGTGGCGCTCATCGAGCAGGAAATCCCCTCGGCCCGCCCCCACCTGCTGGCTCAACTGGTGGAGCCCCGATCCGGCAGCTCTTGGCAGAACGCGATCGAGGGCTACATGGGGGGCGATCGCTTCGCCATCATTGTCGAGGCCGGCATGGAAGCGCGGTGTGCCCGGCTGGTCAAGCAGCACTACCGCGTGCGCTCACCCAAGGTCGTGCAGGGCCGCAAGGCGATGGAAGACACCGAGGGCCGCCAGTTGGAAGCCCGGGCCGTGCTGCATGAGCTGGTCTGCCAGCACCCGGTGGCGCAAGCGTTCCTGATGGCGCAGTACGGCCGCGTGCGCAAGGTGGACACCGAAGAGGAACTGGCCCGCACCCCGCAGGGCCTGATGGAAGAAGGCCTTGGCAGCCGGGGCTACGGCATGTTCGCTTGCCGCGCGCCCGATGGCGAACTGGCCTTCGGCGAAGCCGCGCGCCAGCGGCGCCGGCGGTGGTGCGAGGACGAACTGAAGCGGCTGGCGTCGGAGTCCCGTGCAATGGAGGCTCTGCGCCAGTCGCTGCTGGCGATCACCCGCATGTTCAATGGCCCCGTGTTCACGCCGCTGACGCCGTTGGTACTCGCCGTGCTGGAAAGCCAGGCTCATCACGCCCATGCAGAGCAGGCGCTCAAGGCGCTGGACCTGTCGGCCATCGACGAGTTGCTGGCCGAGCAGACAGAGCTGAAGACTCGCATCGGCAACGTCACCGGTCAGCGCAACGAGGAGCTGAAGCAAGTCGGCGCCACTGACAAGGAACTGGGGGAACTGCGCCGCCGCGAGAAGGCCCTGGCCGAACGCCTGCCCGATCTCGACATCGCCTGTAACAACGCCACGGTATGGGCCTCGCGCTTCGCAGGGGCCGTGCCCACCCTGGCCACCGAGCCCCAACTGCTGGACGAGGCCCAGGCACTGGCGGCCGAGCATGAAACCAGTCTGGATGCGTTGCGCCACCGCGTGCAGAGCCTGCGCGAAGTCTTGCCTCGCACCTTGCGAGAAGTGGCCCAGGCCGTGGGCAGCTACCTGTCCGGCGCGCGCGACGACAGCGAGCGCTTCGCCTGGATCGACCCGCCGCGCAGCGTGGACCGGCTGGAAGAACTGCTCCCCCTGGTCGAGCGCACCCGCGCCGCCATCGCCGAGCAGGCCCAGCGCCAGCGCGCCATTGGCCTGGCCGACAACGCGCGCGCCCTGCGCGAGGCAGAAGGCCAGTTCAACCACGTCTTCACCAGTAGCTTCTGCTTCAAAGTGCGCGACGATGTCAAGCAGGGGGCCCTCACCCTGCAGCGGCTCAACCGCCATCTGCAGGACATCCGCTTCGGCCACGACAGCTTCCGACTGGATTGGGACTGGGTGCCGCGCATGCAGAAGGTGCAGGAGTTCTTCGAGGCGGTGGAGAGTGCGGTCGAAGGGCTGGAGCATGACCGCGGCTCCATCTTCACCTCGCCCCGGCTCAACGACGAGCAGCGCGCCACCGCTGAGGAAATCCGCCGCCTGCTGCTGGCCAACGACCAGGGTGCCAGCGAACGCGCGCTGCGCGAACTGGCCGACTACCGAAACTACAGGCGCTACGACATCGTGCGCACCAGCCCGGTGGGCACGACACGCCTGTCAACCTGGGGCACAGGCTCCGGCGGCGAACTGGAAACGCCGTTCTACGTGGTGCGCTCGGCCGTGTTGGCCCATGCGCTCGGGCACTTCGGCCGCGACCGTCGCGAGGCGCCTGCCCTGCGATTGATGCTCAGCGACGAGGCGTTCTCCAAGATGGATGAAACACGTTCGCGCAACGTGCTCCAGTTCCTGTCGCGGACGCTGGGGCTGCAGCTCGTCGTGGCGATGCCCACCTCCAAGTCGGGCGCGGTCAAGCCAGAGTTTGACAAGGAGTTCACCTTCTCGAAGGTGATGGCGCGGCGCGATGGGCAGGAACTTTTTATCAGCGATGCGCAGGAAAAGACTCTCAACCGCACAGCGCTTGCCCGGCTGTGGGAGGCGCATGCCGATCAGGCCCGCGAGGCCGCTCGCGCCGAATGGATTGCTCAACAGGCCCGAGAGCAGCCCCTGGGGCCGACGGCCGAAGATGTCCACGTAGGCCAGGATGAACGCAGGCCCTCGCCCTGA
- a CDS encoding DUF2220 domain-containing protein, whose amino-acid sequence MAEPESSMSTDPPSQHPFLLRLARLLLAKADRSMAQGPVRLPLDRKAAPELHDAVNADQIQLLRMQLDDLCSTHWVALLLEAPRAFAGFVDRKPRLELCDFDALAKWAGYTPQAQGWRQQWRLHLTAHWAANPMESPDEPAAVLDHLARSPLVHVEGLPVEEATHSLATLTSLCQTGQAMALREASARAFQGRSKVLDHREELLRLLGATSGQFYEAPIQLLLAPPRWIPNLSSSDAGGRAFKDVLFIENLVTFEHMADARATAWAGSLLVYAAGFRGSARRLRSRAGCRLYLRAPAPTTSLPEIESWLFHKQEDKSEGSRVVPVYFFGDLDHAGMQILASLREVFPQAVAWRPGYDQLARLLATGAGHQPELAAKAQQTDPGHTGCSYADNELLPLLRSTERFIDQEAFELSGVDGLGR is encoded by the coding sequence ATGGCCGAACCCGAATCGTCTATGTCGACCGACCCGCCTTCGCAGCATCCCTTCTTGCTGCGCCTAGCCCGGTTGCTCCTAGCCAAGGCTGATCGCAGCATGGCCCAGGGGCCAGTCCGACTGCCGCTGGACCGAAAGGCTGCGCCAGAGTTGCACGATGCCGTGAATGCCGACCAGATTCAGTTGCTGCGAATGCAACTCGACGACCTTTGTTCCACGCACTGGGTCGCGTTACTACTGGAAGCGCCTCGCGCGTTCGCTGGCTTCGTCGACCGAAAACCTAGGCTGGAACTTTGTGATTTCGACGCCCTGGCTAAGTGGGCCGGTTACACCCCACAGGCCCAGGGTTGGCGGCAGCAATGGCGCCTGCATTTGACCGCACACTGGGCAGCGAATCCCATGGAGTCACCAGACGAACCGGCCGCCGTGTTGGACCATTTAGCCCGAAGCCCATTGGTCCATGTGGAAGGACTTCCTGTGGAAGAGGCCACCCACAGCCTCGCCACCTTGACCAGTTTGTGCCAGACGGGTCAAGCGATGGCCCTGCGCGAAGCCTCTGCACGCGCCTTCCAGGGACGTTCCAAAGTGTTGGACCACCGCGAGGAACTGCTGAGGCTGCTCGGGGCGACCTCTGGTCAGTTTTACGAGGCCCCGATCCAGTTGCTGCTGGCGCCGCCGCGCTGGATTCCAAACCTCAGCAGCAGTGATGCCGGTGGCCGCGCATTCAAGGACGTGCTGTTCATTGAGAACCTTGTGACCTTCGAACACATGGCCGACGCACGTGCCACTGCCTGGGCGGGCAGCTTGCTTGTCTATGCAGCGGGTTTCCGGGGCAGCGCCCGCAGGTTGCGTTCTCGGGCCGGGTGTCGCCTATACCTGCGCGCACCAGCGCCCACCACGTCATTACCGGAGATCGAGAGCTGGCTTTTCCATAAACAGGAAGACAAGTCGGAAGGTTCGCGGGTAGTACCCGTGTACTTTTTCGGCGACCTCGACCATGCGGGTATGCAGATTCTTGCAAGCCTGCGCGAGGTGTTTCCTCAAGCTGTCGCCTGGCGCCCAGGCTACGATCAACTTGCGAGGCTGCTGGCGACCGGTGCAGGCCATCAACCGGAGTTGGCTGCCAAAGCCCAGCAAACGGATCCTGGACACACGGGTTGTTCCTACGCAGACAACGAATTGCTCCCGCTGCTGCGCAGCACCGAGCGCTTCATCGACCAGGAGGCTTTTGAGCTCAGCGGTGTCGATGGGCTAGGCCGATGA